A region from the Mucilaginibacter sp. CSA2-8R genome encodes:
- a CDS encoding SelT/SelW/SelH family protein translates to MKPTISIEYCPKCGWMLRAAYMAQELLTTFSEDVHGVLLQPSEVSGSYLISIDGKVVFNRIDEGRFPETKELKQLVRDVVNPEKSLGHSDKK, encoded by the coding sequence ATGAAACCAACTATTAGCATTGAGTACTGCCCAAAATGCGGCTGGATGCTGCGTGCCGCTTACATGGCACAAGAACTGCTGACTACCTTTAGTGAAGATGTGCATGGTGTTTTGCTGCAACCCAGTGAGGTAAGCGGCAGCTATCTTATTAGCATTGATGGAAAAGTAGTCTTTAACCGCATAGATGAAGGCCGTTTCCCGGAAACAAAAGAATTGAAGCAATTAGTACGCGATGTAGTAAACCCCGAAAAGAGTTTGGGGCATTCGGATAAAAAGTAA